From the genome of Pseudoliparis swirei isolate HS2019 ecotype Mariana Trench chromosome 1, NWPU_hadal_v1, whole genome shotgun sequence:
ACAGGAGATATTTTAAGTTCTGGAAAGATGGATCCTTCTAAATTGAAATGTTAGTTAAACAATTGTAAAACATTCATCTTGGAAAATTGTACACATTTCTGCACAAAACCATGTCTAAAACTGCACAGCGCTGCAATTTTGGTTCAGatatatttgacatattttatatttttatttgtatatgtatttgtattctatTCCTGATTCATGTTTGAAACGCTGGTGACCTGAGGATACTTCAGGTAGAATCTCTCTTACCGTGAGACGCTCTGACTCTTGTATGTTGTCTTCTCATTTACCCACAGTTTTGAGTGTGCATCTTGCCACAAGGTCTGGTCTTCAGCACGAGTGTCGTTGTTGTTCCGTTACCGGCTGCGACGTGACCGCGGCTCAGTGATCATGAGGCCCTTTGGACAGGCCTGTCTCAGTTGCCAAGACAATGATTTTCATCGCCCTGGTTTTACCACGGAAGAGGTGGAAGACGTCTTGTGCAGACTGTTTGCCAAAATCCGGAAGAATTGCTACAGAGTTGAGGACGACAACAATTGTGGTGACAGTTCACCAAAAACCAAGAGGTTTACCAAACCTCATGAGGCAGACTTCTGTGAGGCCTGCCAACAGGGCATCTGCTGTCAGCCGGATGAGACAGATGCAGAGATAAACTGACAGTGGCTGATAATTGTctgagatgtttttttaatgttgtattaCCCTATTGTCCTATTTTATAATTGGCACTTTTTGTCATGATtgttgtattgtgttttttattttattccattaatgataataattctATATTAGCGTCAGCACCAATAATACATATGTTGTAATAAAGTCATGTGTTTCAACGTGTGCTGTCTTACGGTGGCTTttagtttgagtttgagtttatttcgatcagcaaaatatacaacaatcagaattcaacaaaagaagaaagtggttgaccgaaagggtcaaggctgaagctatctagcttataagtgccctaacctaggATTTcccaaaaaaacttatttcaaagaaccatatatatacatacacatacacatacatatacactaccgttcaaaagtttgggatcacccagacaattttgtgttttccatgaaacctcacacttttatttatcaaatgagttgcaaaatgtatagaaaatatagtcaagacattgacaaggttagaaataatgatttgtatttgaagtattaatttttttcttcaaactttgctttcgtcaaagaatgctccttttgcagcaattacagcattgcagacctttggcattctagctgttaatttgttgaggtaatctgttgaaatttcaccccacgcttcctgaagcacctgccacaagttggattggcttgatgggcacttcttgcagaccatacggtcaagctgctcccacaacagctcaatggggttgagatctggtgactgtgctggccactccattacagacagcataccagctgcctgcttcttccctcaatagttcttgcacaatgtggaggtgtgctttgggtcattgtcctgttggaggaggaaattggctccaatcaagcgctgcccacagggtatggcatg
Proteins encoded in this window:
- the LOC130194890 gene encoding receptor-transporting protein 3-like; this translates as MSISTDWVPSLWRETFEELLDEDNELDYGDQWNLNFSYVQTADVTQEERKRGWKIYCHSGFGSFECASCHKVWSSARVSLLFRYRLRRDRGSVIMRPFGQACLSCQDNDFHRPGFTTEEVEDVLCRLFAKIRKNCYRVEDDNNCGDSSPKTKRFTKPHEADFCEACQQGICCQPDETDAEIN